Proteins encoded together in one Roseibacterium elongatum DSM 19469 window:
- a CDS encoding NAD(P)/FAD-dependent oxidoreductase, translated as MEKIVVVGAGQAGAACVAKLRSEGFAGQVTLIGEEHVPPYQRPPLSKAYLLGEMALERLFLRPESYYAENGIDLMLDTRVDAIDRADRKVIAAGHPLDYDALVLATGSVPRRLPAAIGGELPGVHVVRTLRDVDEMAPEVVDGRRALIVGGGYIGLEAAAVCRKKGMEVTLIEMAERILQRVAAPETSDWFRDLHTRHDVTIREGVGLERLVGEDHVTGAILGDGTQVPVDLVIVGIGITPATTLAEVAGVEIDNGIATDVQGRTSDPAIWAAGDCASLPFRGDRIRLESVQNAIDQAEVVAKNILGAGEAYDPKPWFWSDQYDVKLQIAGLNRGYDRVVVRDGDGARSHWYYAGERLLAVDAMNDARGYMIGKRLIEAGKSPDPAIIADAAADLKPLLKG; from the coding sequence ATGGAAAAGATCGTTGTCGTGGGGGCCGGGCAGGCCGGGGCGGCCTGCGTGGCCAAACTGCGATCCGAGGGGTTCGCGGGACAGGTCACCCTGATCGGCGAGGAACATGTGCCGCCCTACCAGCGCCCGCCGCTGTCCAAGGCCTATCTGCTGGGCGAGATGGCCCTCGAGCGGCTGTTCCTGCGTCCGGAAAGCTATTACGCCGAAAACGGGATCGACCTGATGCTGGACACCCGCGTCGATGCCATCGACCGCGCCGACCGAAAGGTGATCGCGGCGGGGCATCCGCTGGATTACGACGCGTTGGTGCTGGCCACGGGGTCGGTGCCGCGCCGCCTGCCCGCCGCCATCGGGGGCGAATTGCCGGGCGTGCATGTCGTGCGCACCTTGCGCGATGTGGACGAGATGGCCCCAGAAGTGGTCGATGGCCGCCGCGCCCTGATCGTGGGGGGCGGTTATATCGGGCTGGAGGCCGCCGCCGTCTGCCGCAAGAAGGGGATGGAGGTCACGCTGATCGAAATGGCCGAGCGCATCCTGCAACGCGTGGCCGCCCCCGAGACCAGTGATTGGTTCCGCGACCTTCATACGCGCCACGATGTGACGATCCGCGAGGGCGTGGGGCTGGAGCGTCTGGTGGGCGAGGATCACGTCACCGGCGCCATCCTTGGCGACGGCACCCAGGTGCCGGTGGATCTGGTGATTGTCGGCATCGGGATCACACCGGCGACCACATTGGCCGAGGTGGCGGGCGTCGAGATCGACAACGGCATCGCCACCGACGTGCAGGGCCGCACCAGCGATCCGGCGATCTGGGCCGCAGGGGATTGCGCCTCGCTGCCGTTTCGCGGCGACCGTATCCGGCTGGAATCGGTGCAGAACGCCATCGACCAGGCCGAGGTGGTGGCCAAGAACATTCTCGGCGCGGGCGAGGCGTATGACCCGAAGCCGTGGTTCTGGTCCGACCAGTATGACGTGAAACTCCAGATCGCGGGCCTGAACCGGGGCTACGACCGTGTTGTGGTGCGCGATGGGGACGGGGCGCGGTCGCATTGGTATTACGCGGGCGAGAGGCTCTTGGCCGTCGATGCGATGAACGATGCGCGCGGCTACATGATCGGCAAGCGTCTGATCGAGGCGGGCAAATCGCCCGATCCGGCGATCATCGCGGACGCCGCGGCCGATCTGAAACCGTTGCTGAAAGGCTGA
- a CDS encoding DUF6639 family protein has product MTPMPKLIATLFLLAAVPGSAQPVACPTGTLTVDAGSDALRGSLCQSAETLLARLADCGLPQQRPINIVEVDTVAHPFADCLAAYDCAFDRIRLVVRDDYGDLVAADDPYMSFPPEVLIHTLLSHELTHALIEQNSADREVPLIDHEYIANALELELMDPAWRQTILDHAMLDRPSDSRIDIWIYRMSPRRFAANAWLHFRQADNGCALIGRLLSGEVSFDAAKP; this is encoded by the coding sequence ATGACACCCATGCCCAAGCTGATCGCGACGCTTTTCCTTTTGGCGGCCGTCCCCGGATCGGCACAGCCTGTCGCTTGCCCGACCGGAACACTTACGGTGGATGCCGGGTCCGACGCCCTGCGCGGCAGCCTTTGCCAATCGGCAGAAACCCTGCTGGCACGGCTGGCCGACTGTGGCTTGCCCCAGCAGCGCCCGATCAACATCGTCGAGGTGGACACGGTCGCGCACCCCTTTGCCGACTGTCTTGCGGCATATGATTGCGCCTTCGACCGGATCAGGCTTGTTGTCCGCGACGACTATGGCGACCTGGTTGCAGCCGACGATCCATACATGTCTTTCCCGCCCGAGGTGCTGATCCACACGCTCCTGTCGCACGAGTTGACCCACGCGTTGATCGAGCAGAACAGCGCCGATCGTGAGGTTCCCCTGATCGATCACGAGTACATCGCCAACGCACTTGAGCTTGAATTGATGGACCCCGCATGGCGGCAGACGATCCTTGATCACGCGATGCTCGACCGGCCCAGCGACAGCCGGATCGACATCTGGATCTATCGGATGAGCCCGCGCCGCTTTGCCGCCAATGCCTGGCTGCACTTCCGACAGGCGGACAACGGGTGTGCCTTGATCGGTCGGCTGCTGTCGGGTGAGGTCAGCTTTGATGCGGCCAAACCATGA
- a CDS encoding peroxiredoxin gives MPISVGDTLPDATLVQMGADGPEQVQLSDKVKGRKVVIFAVPGAFTPTCHSAHVPSFVRTKGDFDAKGVDEIICISVNDPFVMGAWGEATGATAAGITMLGDAESAFTTAIGMDFTAPPAGLIARSGRYAMYVEDGVVKVLHAEENPGVCETSGGEALLSAI, from the coding sequence ATGCCCATTTCCGTCGGAGATACCCTGCCCGATGCAACGCTGGTTCAGATGGGCGCGGACGGGCCCGAACAGGTTCAGCTGAGCGACAAGGTGAAGGGGCGCAAGGTGGTGATTTTTGCCGTGCCCGGTGCCTTTACCCCCACCTGCCATTCGGCCCATGTGCCCAGTTTTGTCCGCACCAAGGGCGATTTCGACGCCAAGGGCGTTGACGAGATCATCTGCATCTCGGTCAACGACCCCTTCGTGATGGGCGCCTGGGGCGAGGCCACAGGCGCAACCGCGGCCGGCATCACCATGCTGGGCGATGCCGAAAGCGCCTTTACCACCGCCATCGGTATGGATTTCACCGCGCCGCCCGCCGGGTTGATTGCGCGCTCGGGGCGGTATGCGATGTATGTCGAGGACGGGGTGGTCAAGGTCTTGCACGCCGAGGAAAACCCCGGCGTCTGCGAAACCTCGGGCGGCGAAGCGCTGCTGTCCGCGATCTGA
- a CDS encoding peroxiredoxin, protein MVAIGDTLPDARFVRMGEAGPEEVSLTDKAKGRRIVLVAVPGAFTPTCDARHLRSFVRTKIQFDAKGIDEILCISVNDAHVMRLWGETTGATAAGITLLADADSSFTRAMGMTYTKPEVGFHDRSRRYALVAEDGVITHLQVEQPGECAISTGEALLAVI, encoded by the coding sequence ATGGTCGCGATCGGCGATACACTGCCCGATGCGCGCTTCGTCCGCATGGGCGAGGCCGGACCGGAAGAGGTCTCGCTGACCGACAAGGCCAAGGGCCGGCGCATCGTGCTTGTCGCGGTGCCCGGTGCCTTCACGCCGACCTGCGATGCCAGGCATCTGCGCAGTTTCGTGCGCACCAAGATCCAGTTCGACGCCAAGGGCATCGACGAAATCCTGTGCATCTCGGTCAACGATGCGCATGTGATGCGGCTATGGGGCGAGACGACGGGCGCGACGGCTGCGGGGATCACCCTGCTGGCGGATGCCGACAGCAGCTTCACCCGCGCCATGGGGATGACCTACACCAAGCCCGAGGTCGGGTTCCACGACCGGTCCAGACGCTACGCGCTTGTGGCCGAGGATGGCGTCATAACGCACCTTCAGGTCGAGCAACCCGGCGAATGCGCGATCTCGACCGGCGAGGCTTTGCTTGCCGTGATCTGA
- a CDS encoding mechanosensitive ion channel family protein, producing the protein MDFDSILSTEIANGVTIGDLFTVEFLAALLGDVVLAIVLLVAAFVVAGWVRRRIARLAEAHRQLDQTLFGFLANIARYVILAFAVLFILNTFGVRTTSLVAAIGAAGVAIGLALQGTLSNLAAGIMIIIFRPIKVGDFVEVAGEMGTVKSITLNMTELASLGNVQILIPNSEVWGNEIKNYSAYPTRRAEWTFGVSYDSNLAEAERIIRETLIADRRTHSDPEPFVQVNSLGDSSVDFLVRAWVDSGEYFAYQADMTRAMKEAFDAGGIGIPFPTRTVVHDNAPIRVAAPSAAE; encoded by the coding sequence ATGGATTTCGACAGCATCCTGTCCACCGAGATCGCCAATGGCGTGACCATCGGCGATCTGTTCACGGTCGAGTTTCTGGCAGCCCTGTTGGGGGACGTGGTGCTGGCCATCGTGCTGCTGGTCGCGGCCTTCGTGGTGGCGGGCTGGGTGCGTCGCCGGATCGCGCGTCTGGCCGAGGCGCACCGGCAGCTTGACCAAACGCTGTTCGGCTTTCTGGCCAATATCGCACGTTACGTCATCCTGGCCTTTGCGGTGCTGTTCATTCTCAACACGTTCGGTGTGCGCACCACGTCGCTGGTGGCCGCCATCGGTGCCGCCGGCGTCGCCATCGGTCTGGCGCTGCAAGGGACGTTGTCGAACCTCGCGGCGGGGATCATGATCATCATCTTCCGCCCGATAAAGGTGGGTGATTTCGTCGAGGTGGCGGGCGAGATGGGCACGGTGAAATCCATCACTCTGAACATGACCGAGCTTGCATCCCTGGGGAATGTGCAGATCCTGATCCCCAATTCCGAGGTCTGGGGCAACGAGATCAAGAATTACTCGGCCTACCCCACCCGCCGGGCCGAGTGGACATTCGGGGTCAGCTACGATTCGAACTTGGCCGAAGCCGAACGCATCATCCGCGAAACCCTGATCGCGGACCGCCGCACCCATTCCGACCCCGAACCTTTCGTGCAGGTGAACAGCCTGGGGGACAGTTCGGTCGATTTCCTTGTCCGCGCCTGGGTCGATTCCGGCGAGTATTTCGCCTATCAGGCCGACATGACGCGTGCGATGAAAGAGGCGTTCGACGCCGGCGGCATCGGCATTCCGTTCCCGACGCGCACCGTGGTGCATGACAACGCGCCAATCCGGGTTGCAGCGCCAAGCGCGGCCGAATAG